Proteins encoded within one genomic window of Formosa agariphila KMM 3901:
- a CDS encoding cysteate racemase, which translates to MEKIAVIGGLGALSGADLFFKLLKNKTALKNQEHYHFMFEQQPYSQIASALFTEQDIKSRKFYTFNLCQNFEQKAVSKILMPCFASHSFIEELQKETSITIVNIFDAISNYLSLKHEKGTKIGVLTSSFVKESDLLYTYFKDYELVFPENQSQLMDAIYGESGIKNGYLDGLPLEYVYDACMELKAKDCEVILPCITEISLLVNSLRARGVSIIDVNAVYADYALAKDNMPQLKPFKLGIVGGVGPSATVDFMNKIIQSTPATKDQDHIKMIVEQNPQIPDRTANLIQNETDPTLALFSTCKKLEVAGSHAIAIPCNTAHAFVKEIQEHLNVPIVNMITTTAEYILEHFGAGTNVGLLATSGTIQSQVYYNVLTHYGLQVVVPDVIHQDYVMDSIYGALGVKAGYTDGHCKTEILKGVSHLIENKAEVIILGCTELPLMFPQTQTVNQNDLEIALLDPTLILAKKVVELAKASV; encoded by the coding sequence ATGGAAAAAATAGCAGTAATTGGTGGCTTAGGGGCATTGTCTGGAGCAGATTTGTTTTTTAAACTGTTGAAAAATAAAACCGCATTAAAAAATCAGGAACACTATCACTTTATGTTCGAACAGCAACCGTATAGTCAGATAGCTTCTGCTTTGTTTACCGAGCAAGATATCAAGTCTAGGAAGTTTTACACCTTTAATTTATGTCAGAATTTCGAACAAAAAGCCGTGTCTAAAATCCTGATGCCATGTTTTGCGAGTCATTCATTTATCGAAGAATTGCAAAAGGAAACGTCTATTACTATTGTTAATATTTTTGATGCCATCTCCAATTATCTGAGTTTAAAACATGAGAAAGGCACTAAAATTGGGGTACTGACGTCTAGTTTTGTAAAAGAATCAGACTTGTTATACACCTATTTTAAAGATTACGAACTGGTATTTCCCGAAAACCAGAGTCAGTTAATGGATGCCATTTATGGCGAATCGGGTATAAAAAACGGCTATTTAGATGGTTTGCCATTAGAGTATGTGTACGACGCCTGTATGGAACTCAAAGCCAAAGATTGCGAGGTGATTTTACCTTGTATTACCGAAATCTCGTTATTAGTCAATTCGCTTAGAGCGCGAGGTGTTTCTATTATAGATGTAAATGCAGTGTATGCCGATTATGCGTTAGCGAAAGATAACATGCCACAACTCAAACCGTTTAAATTAGGTATTGTTGGCGGTGTTGGTCCATCGGCAACAGTCGATTTTATGAATAAAATCATTCAAAGTACCCCAGCTACAAAGGATCAAGACCACATTAAAATGATTGTGGAGCAAAATCCGCAAATTCCCGATAGAACAGCCAATTTAATTCAGAATGAGACCGATCCTACTTTGGCGTTATTCTCAACCTGTAAAAAGTTAGAAGTCGCAGGGTCTCATGCTATAGCCATACCGTGTAATACCGCTCATGCTTTTGTAAAAGAAATACAAGAACACCTTAATGTGCCTATTGTTAACATGATTACAACCACCGCCGAATATATTTTAGAACATTTTGGAGCGGGCACAAACGTCGGACTCTTAGCTACGAGTGGCACCATCCAGAGTCAGGTATATTATAACGTCTTAACGCATTACGGACTTCAAGTAGTGGTTCCAGATGTTATACATCAGGATTATGTTATGGACAGTATTTATGGCGCATTAGGCGTAAAGGCGGGCTATACCGACGGCCATTGTAAAACTGAAATTCTTAAAGGCGTGTCGCACCTTATCGAAAATAAAGCTGAGGTTATTATTCTAGGATGCACAGAATTACCTCTCATGTTCCCACAAACCCAAACAGTAAACCAAAACGATCTTGAGATCGCGTTACTTGATCCGACTTTAATTTTAGCCAAGAAAGTGGTGGAGTTGGCTAAGGCTAGTGTATAA
- a CDS encoding DMT family transporter, which yields MNWIILVIAGLFEVVFAFCLGKAKVATGNEMYLWYMAFLITCGISMGLLIKATQVLPIGTAYAVWTGIGAVGTVLVGIFVFKEPATFLRLFFITTLVCSIVGLKAVSQ from the coding sequence ATGAATTGGATTATTTTAGTCATTGCTGGATTATTCGAAGTGGTGTTTGCATTCTGTTTGGGAAAAGCCAAAGTGGCCACTGGAAACGAGATGTATCTATGGTATATGGCGTTTCTTATCACTTGTGGCATTAGTATGGGACTTCTAATTAAAGCCACTCAAGTTTTACCTATCGGAACGGCTTATGCGGTCTGGACAGGCATTGGGGCGGTAGGCACTGTTTTAGTTGGCATCTTCGTATTTAAAGAACCCGCAACGTTTTTAAGACTATTTTTTATTACTACTTTAGTCTGCTCGATTGTAGGCTTAAAAGCCGTATCGCAATAA
- a CDS encoding Crp/Fnr family transcriptional regulator, translating to MNIDQILDTIYPLPETSKATLKACISEVNYAKGHILLHADKVEPKLYFIKQGIVRAYANAVDNEITFWFGKEGDTAISMKSYVAKQKGYEDIELLEDCELYELRTQDLQALFEKDIHIANWGRRFAEQELIKTEERLIFRQFRSAKERYLELLEHHPDLMQRVQLGHIASYLGITQVSLSRIRADVK from the coding sequence ATGAACATAGACCAAATTCTCGACACCATATATCCGCTTCCAGAAACGTCGAAAGCGACACTTAAAGCGTGTATTTCTGAAGTTAATTATGCTAAAGGTCATATATTATTACATGCCGATAAAGTGGAACCTAAACTCTATTTTATAAAACAAGGCATAGTGCGGGCTTATGCCAATGCAGTCGATAACGAAATTACGTTTTGGTTCGGAAAAGAAGGCGATACGGCCATTTCTATGAAAAGTTATGTCGCTAAGCAGAAAGGCTACGAAGATATCGAGCTGTTAGAAGATTGCGAATTGTACGAACTAAGAACTCAAGACTTGCAAGCGCTTTTCGAGAAAGACATCCATATCGCAAATTGGGGAAGACGTTTTGCAGAGCAGGAACTTATAAAAACTGAAGAACGCTTAATTTTTAGACAATTCCGTTCGGCTAAAGAGCGCTATCTCGAACTTTTAGAACATCATCCCGATTTAATGCAGCGGGTGCAATTGGGGCATATTGCTTCTTATTTAGGTATCACACAAGTGAGTCTAAGTCGTATTCGTGCAGACGTTAAATAG
- a CDS encoding sulfatase family protein, translated as MIGSNFYVVRLSIILLLSAVWGLNAQTTLNKPNIVFIVCDDLGYGDVQSLAPKTSKIKTPHIDTLTEQGMVFTDAHSGSSVCTPTRYGIMTGRYSWRTALQKGVVQGYAPNLIKEHRPTIADFLRSQGYHTALIGKWHLNFQYLDSVSKTPLVKQSKTYLPPIGSLIPDGPTARGFDYYHGFHHARDMKVVIENDKVILHDDVINMLPRLTTHSVDYIKKQAQNTDGNPFFLYVPLGSPHAPIVPSKAWQGKSGLGDYADFVMQTDATVGAITQALDESGLSENTLMIFTSDNGASKVANIPALEAQGHYVSAGYRGSKSDLWDGGHRVPFIVKWPGRVDAGSISDQLICLTDIFATFSEITQVALPSESSEDSVSFLPALYGEDIISSRAGVIHHSISGHFAYRLGKWKLLLARGSGGWTSPNEKESIYMPIAQLYNLEIDPAEIHNVYETRPEIAEKLLKQLELDIKTGRSTTGVFSENDIDDIILWKTETDLKSEH; from the coding sequence ATGATAGGTTCAAATTTTTATGTAGTAAGGTTAAGTATTATACTGTTGCTCTCAGCTGTTTGGGGGTTAAATGCTCAGACAACATTAAATAAACCCAATATTGTTTTTATTGTATGCGACGATTTAGGTTATGGCGATGTACAAAGTTTGGCACCGAAAACCAGTAAGATTAAAACACCACATATAGATACTTTAACCGAGCAGGGTATGGTCTTTACAGATGCACACTCCGGATCGTCGGTGTGTACACCAACACGTTATGGTATTATGACGGGACGTTATAGTTGGCGCACGGCATTACAAAAAGGCGTGGTACAAGGGTATGCTCCAAATTTAATTAAAGAACATCGCCCTACAATTGCCGATTTTCTAAGAAGTCAAGGTTATCACACGGCTCTAATAGGAAAATGGCATCTTAATTTTCAGTACTTAGATTCCGTTTCAAAGACACCTTTAGTAAAGCAGTCAAAAACATATTTACCTCCTATAGGATCTTTAATCCCAGATGGACCTACTGCTAGAGGTTTCGATTATTATCATGGGTTCCATCATGCAAGAGATATGAAAGTTGTAATCGAAAATGATAAAGTTATTCTTCATGACGACGTAATTAATATGTTACCGCGTTTAACAACTCACTCTGTAGATTATATTAAAAAGCAAGCTCAAAACACAGACGGCAATCCATTTTTCTTATATGTACCTTTAGGTTCTCCGCATGCACCTATAGTGCCTTCAAAAGCGTGGCAAGGTAAGAGTGGGCTGGGAGATTATGCAGATTTTGTAATGCAAACAGATGCGACAGTAGGAGCGATAACACAAGCACTTGATGAAAGTGGATTATCAGAAAATACATTGATGATATTCACTAGTGATAATGGTGCCTCTAAGGTTGCTAATATTCCCGCATTAGAAGCCCAAGGCCATTATGTAAGCGCAGGATATCGCGGGTCAAAATCCGATTTATGGGATGGCGGTCATCGTGTGCCATTTATTGTAAAATGGCCAGGTCGGGTAGATGCCGGATCAATAAGCGATCAGTTAATATGTCTAACGGATATATTTGCGACTTTTTCAGAAATCACTCAGGTGGCGCTTCCTAGTGAAAGTAGCGAAGACAGTGTGAGTTTCTTACCTGCATTATATGGCGAGGACATAATAAGTAGCAGAGCAGGTGTAATTCACCATTCCATTTCCGGGCATTTTGCATACAGATTAGGGAAATGGAAGTTGTTGTTAGCTAGAGGTTCTGGCGGTTGGACATCACCAAACGAAAAAGAATCTATATACATGCCTATTGCGCAGTTATATAATCTAGAAATAGACCCAGCCGAAATACATAATGTTTATGAAACACGTCCTGAAATTGCTGAAAAACTGTTGAAACAATTAGAATTAGATATTAAAACCGGACGAAGTACTACAGGTGTGTTTTCTGAAAATGATATAGACGATATTATTCTATGGAAAACAGAAACAGACTTAAAGTCTGAACACTAA
- a CDS encoding DKNYY domain-containing protein — translation MQFITNHPYISAIIAIMLLNSIIKNITRSKRSPIGVLVLAITSFIGHACSPFSGAVDKTISDNYYYSKSGKEIRYSRMGNWFELGNSKVDADVASFEPLAREFAKDKDHVFYKDYIIDAEVDRSTFRAGEAIAYDTNHVYIPLEMVSYDIQDTLKTDDQLFIVAGADPETFERLDDWDWGKDAKNWFYNYRTIAVDYESFTPINTNFCKDINQVYIRTSSEILPCNIDAKTLKIINDRYVADARYIYDYVAWQNQKEVNTLHTFSYEDFERIDGTDSDYLYFDNQVIYDGILIEDATRATFKVLDSPTKAYAKNDQYVYYSGKKICGADVESFRLYDYDQYARDKNHVYCWGIKMEGVDIESFGPKEKTVGYIVIKTTPMQEAK, via the coding sequence ATGCAATTTATTACTAATCATCCCTACATTTCTGCAATCATTGCCATTATGCTATTAAACAGTATTATTAAAAATATTACGCGTTCCAAGAGGTCACCAATTGGCGTATTGGTTTTAGCCATAACCTCTTTTATAGGACACGCTTGCAGTCCGTTTTCTGGTGCTGTTGACAAAACAATTTCCGATAATTATTATTACTCTAAATCTGGGAAAGAGATACGCTATAGTCGGATGGGAAATTGGTTCGAATTAGGAAACAGTAAAGTAGATGCCGATGTCGCATCGTTTGAACCTTTAGCGCGTGAGTTTGCCAAAGATAAAGACCATGTGTTTTATAAGGATTACATTATAGATGCCGAGGTGGACCGCTCAACTTTCAGAGCTGGAGAAGCTATAGCATACGATACGAACCATGTGTATATCCCTCTTGAAATGGTATCTTATGACATTCAAGACACTTTAAAAACAGATGATCAGTTATTTATTGTTGCAGGTGCTGATCCAGAAACCTTTGAACGGTTAGACGATTGGGACTGGGGAAAAGATGCAAAAAACTGGTTCTATAACTATAGAACGATTGCTGTAGATTATGAAAGTTTTACGCCTATAAATACGAACTTTTGTAAAGATATTAATCAGGTGTATATACGAACGTCTTCTGAAATACTCCCGTGCAATATAGATGCTAAAACTTTGAAAATTATAAACGACCGCTATGTGGCAGATGCAAGGTATATATATGATTATGTGGCATGGCAAAATCAGAAAGAAGTAAATACACTTCATACATTTAGCTATGAGGATTTTGAGCGTATTGACGGCACAGATAGCGATTATTTATATTTTGACAACCAAGTGATTTACGATGGCATTTTAATTGAGGATGCCACCAGAGCTACATTTAAAGTACTTGACAGTCCGACTAAAGCTTATGCGAAAAACGACCAATATGTGTATTATAGTGGTAAAAAAATTTGTGGTGCAGATGTGGAAAGCTTCAGACTTTATGATTACGACCAATATGCTAGAGATAAAAACCACGTGTATTGTTGGGGTATTAAAATGGAAGGTGTAGATATAGAAAGCTTTGGTCCTAAAGAAAAAACGGTTGGATATATCGTGATAAAAACCACACCTATGCAGGAAGCGAAATAA
- a CDS encoding TetR family transcriptional regulator C-terminal domain-containing protein, which translates to MPKKKTITAHDIMSLYMDYVLEHNERPKTVYAFAKANQFDEQKFYEFFGSFDAIESHVFEVFYNNTSELLNQSEDYHNFDARNKLLSFYFTFFELLTANRSFVIYALNQHKNSLKNLKVLAALKHQFTTYISQLGIDLIETQQAQLDKFQQQSLKESAWVQFMLTLKFWMDDTSPSFEKTDVFIEKSINTSFDILNVAPIKSMIDFGKFLFKEKVNI; encoded by the coding sequence ATGCCGAAAAAGAAAACAATTACAGCACACGACATCATGTCTTTATATATGGATTACGTTTTAGAACATAACGAGCGTCCAAAAACCGTTTATGCTTTTGCAAAGGCGAATCAGTTTGATGAACAAAAATTCTATGAGTTTTTCGGATCATTCGATGCAATAGAATCGCATGTATTTGAAGTGTTTTACAACAATACATCCGAACTTCTTAATCAGAGTGAAGATTATCATAACTTCGATGCACGAAATAAATTACTAAGCTTTTACTTTACGTTTTTCGAACTTTTAACAGCCAATAGAAGCTTTGTGATTTACGCTTTAAATCAGCATAAAAACAGTTTAAAAAACTTAAAAGTTCTTGCTGCGTTAAAACACCAATTCACGACTTATATCTCTCAATTAGGTATCGACCTTATTGAAACCCAACAAGCACAACTCGATAAATTTCAACAACAAAGTTTAAAAGAGAGTGCTTGGGTACAATTTATGTTAACCCTGAAATTTTGGATGGATGACACCTCTCCGAGTTTCGAAAAAACCGATGTGTTTATTGAGAAGTCTATTAATACAAGTTTCGATATTTTAAATGTGGCCCCTATAAAAAGTATGATCGACTTCGGGAAATTTCTTTTTAAAGAAAAGGTTAACATCTAA
- a CDS encoding ABC1 kinase family protein — MKTINKIPVSKIQRASKMVSTGAKVGVNYLKYYGDKLTKTELEAKEKLNENNAADIYDGLKQLKGSALKVAQMLSMEKSIMPQAYVEKFSLAQFSVPPLSPPLVIKTFKTYFGKTPNELFDSFNSTSVNAASIGQVHLAEKDGKKLAVKIQYPGVSESISSDLAMVKPIAMSMFNIKGEGSDKYFKEIENKLIEETDYILEVKQSQAIVKACAHIPNLKFPRYYEQWSSNRIITMDYMVGEHLSEFTAHNTDPSISNQLGQALWDFYMYQIHVLKNVHADPHPGNFLVSKDGELIALDFGCMKQIPEDFYVPYFELAQQEHINNETLFKAKLYELEILRADDTDEEITFFTAMFHEMLSLFTQPLHEETFDFSDPEFFGNIAALGEKYSKNTELRKMNGNRGSKHFIYMNRTFFGLYNLMFDLKAENIIINNYKSM; from the coding sequence ATGAAAACAATAAATAAAATTCCTGTTTCCAAAATTCAGCGTGCCTCTAAAATGGTAAGTACGGGTGCTAAAGTTGGTGTTAATTACCTTAAATATTATGGCGATAAATTAACAAAAACCGAACTTGAAGCAAAAGAGAAACTTAACGAAAATAATGCTGCCGATATTTACGATGGGCTAAAACAACTTAAAGGTAGTGCTTTAAAAGTAGCGCAAATGTTAAGTATGGAAAAAAGCATAATGCCTCAGGCTTATGTTGAGAAATTTTCGTTAGCACAGTTTTCTGTACCTCCGCTTTCACCTCCTTTGGTTATAAAAACCTTTAAAACTTATTTTGGAAAAACACCGAACGAGTTATTCGATTCGTTTAATTCTACGTCTGTAAATGCTGCGAGTATTGGGCAAGTACATCTTGCAGAAAAAGACGGCAAAAAGTTGGCTGTTAAAATCCAATATCCTGGAGTTTCAGAAAGTATTTCATCCGATTTGGCTATGGTAAAACCCATTGCCATGAGCATGTTTAACATTAAAGGAGAAGGCTCTGATAAGTATTTTAAAGAGATAGAAAACAAACTGATAGAGGAAACCGATTATATTCTAGAAGTGAAGCAAAGTCAGGCTATTGTTAAAGCTTGTGCCCATATTCCAAACTTAAAGTTTCCGAGATATTACGAGCAATGGTCTTCTAACCGTATTATTACAATGGATTATATGGTAGGCGAACACCTTTCTGAATTCACGGCACATAATACAGATCCAAGCATATCTAATCAATTGGGTCAAGCGCTTTGGGATTTTTATATGTATCAGATTCACGTGTTAAAAAATGTTCATGCCGATCCGCATCCAGGGAATTTTCTAGTGTCTAAAGACGGTGAACTTATCGCCTTAGATTTTGGATGTATGAAACAGATTCCTGAAGATTTTTACGTGCCTTATTTTGAATTGGCACAACAAGAGCACATAAATAATGAAACGCTTTTTAAGGCAAAATTATACGAGCTTGAAATTTTAAGAGCAGATGATACCGACGAAGAAATCACATTTTTCACAGCCATGTTTCATGAAATGCTTTCTTTATTTACACAACCCTTACATGAAGAGACTTTCGATTTTTCTGACCCTGAATTCTTTGGTAACATCGCTGCTTTAGGAGAAAAGTATTCTAAAAACACCGAATTACGAAAAATGAATGGTAACCGAGGTTCTAAACATTTTATTTATATGAACCGTACATTCTTCGGCCTATATAATTTAATGTTCGATTTAAAAGCAGAAAATATTATCATTAATAATTATAAATCCATGTAA
- a CDS encoding S9 family peptidase has translation MNAKFLGLCLLVCMFSCKDNNTSKVVVDRDIKEYTIEQFMDNEVVSGGSFSSDNSTVLVSSNRSGIYNAYTIPVKGGEPTAITSSDSTSVRAVSYFPEDDRMLLTADGNGDEIDHIFVREVDGTIKNITPEKGAKAMFYGWSEDDKYLYFESNKRNPRYFDVYKMSVADYTSEMIYQDDSGLTLSGMSTDENYFALSKSLNTNDSDLFLYDVKTKATTKINDNLSNNASEAFSKDNSTLFYTTDDGSEFSYLMSYNLETQQKTKVLEKSWDISGAGITSNGTYMVVYVNDDGKNVIDVFDAKTMTPIDLPDFGDKSITSVMFSEDESWMRMYVGGSNAPSDLYTYNLKTKEQYKLTHVLNDAINAADLVTAKVVRYKSFDGTVIPAIYYLPHQAAVTHKVPAMVWVHGGPGGQTRQGFSSLIQYMVNHGYAVLAVNNRGSSGYGKTFFQMDDLNHGEKDLQDCVEGKNWLATQPEIDADKIGIIGGSYGGYMTMAALTYTPEAFDVGVNLFGVTNWIRTLKSIPPYWESFRTSLYLELGDPFSADSTRLKRISPLFHTDKVTKPLIVLQGAQDPRVLQVESDEIVENVRKNGVPVEYVLFEDEGHGFVKKENQIESYSRILKFLDKYLKKETETVNENPALKETENI, from the coding sequence ATGAATGCAAAGTTTTTAGGATTATGCTTGTTGGTATGTATGTTTTCTTGCAAAGACAACAACACAAGCAAAGTAGTCGTGGATCGCGACATTAAGGAATATACCATCGAACAATTTATGGATAACGAAGTGGTAAGTGGTGGAAGTTTTTCATCGGATAACAGTACTGTACTCGTATCTAGTAATCGTTCCGGAATTTATAATGCGTATACAATACCCGTAAAAGGCGGTGAACCAACAGCAATTACCTCATCGGATAGTACGTCTGTTAGAGCTGTTTCTTATTTTCCAGAAGATGATAGAATGTTATTAACTGCCGATGGTAATGGCGATGAGATTGATCATATTTTTGTTAGAGAAGTAGACGGAACCATTAAAAATATTACTCCAGAAAAAGGCGCTAAAGCCATGTTCTACGGTTGGTCTGAAGATGATAAGTATTTGTATTTTGAATCTAATAAAAGAAACCCACGTTATTTTGATGTATATAAAATGTCTGTTGCAGATTATACTTCCGAAATGATTTATCAAGATGATAGCGGACTCACTTTATCGGGAATGTCTACAGATGAGAATTATTTTGCCTTAAGCAAATCTTTAAATACAAACGATAGCGACCTGTTTCTATACGATGTAAAAACCAAAGCAACCACCAAAATAAACGACAACCTAAGTAATAATGCGTCTGAAGCTTTTTCTAAAGATAATTCAACTTTATTTTATACTACAGATGATGGTTCTGAATTTAGCTACCTTATGTCTTATAATTTAGAGACACAGCAGAAGACTAAAGTCCTTGAAAAATCTTGGGATATTTCTGGAGCAGGTATAACTTCTAACGGAACCTATATGGTGGTTTATGTTAATGATGACGGTAAAAATGTGATAGACGTTTTTGATGCCAAAACCATGACTCCAATAGATTTACCTGATTTTGGTGATAAAAGTATTACTAGTGTTATGTTTAGCGAAGACGAATCGTGGATGCGTATGTATGTTGGAGGTTCTAATGCTCCGTCAGATTTATATACTTACAATTTAAAAACTAAAGAACAATATAAACTAACTCATGTGCTTAATGATGCTATCAATGCAGCCGATTTAGTAACAGCCAAAGTGGTGCGTTACAAATCGTTCGACGGTACCGTTATTCCTGCAATTTATTATCTGCCGCATCAAGCCGCTGTAACACATAAAGTACCCGCAATGGTTTGGGTACATGGTGGTCCTGGCGGACAAACACGACAAGGATTTAGTTCTTTAATTCAGTATATGGTTAATCATGGTTATGCTGTTTTAGCGGTAAATAATCGTGGTAGTAGCGGTTACGGAAAAACCTTTTTCCAAATGGATGATTTAAACCATGGTGAAAAAGATTTACAAGATTGTGTAGAAGGTAAAAACTGGTTGGCAACTCAACCTGAAATTGATGCCGATAAAATAGGAATTATTGGTGGTTCTTACGGTGGGTATATGACCATGGCTGCACTTACCTATACTCCAGAAGCATTCGATGTTGGTGTCAATCTTTTTGGAGTCACCAATTGGATTCGTACACTTAAAAGTATTCCGCCGTATTGGGAATCGTTTCGAACGTCTCTTTATCTGGAACTCGGAGATCCGTTTTCTGCCGACTCCACACGTTTAAAGCGCATCTCGCCATTGTTTCACACCGATAAAGTAACCAAACCTTTAATTGTATTACAAGGGGCTCAAGATCCTAGAGTGTTACAAGTAGAGTCTGATGAAATTGTAGAGAATGTTAGAAAAAACGGTGTGCCCGTAGAATATGTATTGTTTGAAGATGAAGGCCATGGTTTTGTGAAAAAAGAAAACCAAATTGAATCGTATAGTCGAATTCTTAAATTTTTAGATAAATACCTTAAAAAGGAAACCGAAACTGTAAATGAAAACCCGGCATTAAAAGAAACCGAAAATATCTAA
- a CDS encoding VOC family protein, whose protein sequence is MNVQAYLAFNGNCQEALNFYSEIFNAEIKNKQTYEDREIDIPSSYRKKLQHAELKGKGIHIMAYDAAPDTPLNHGNKIHMSVDLKSPEEAEQLFKTLSDSGQVHHNFGEREWGHFGRCTDKYGINWMVNCNR, encoded by the coding sequence ATGAATGTACAAGCATATTTAGCCTTTAATGGAAATTGCCAGGAGGCATTAAACTTTTATAGCGAAATTTTTAACGCAGAAATTAAAAACAAACAAACGTACGAAGACCGCGAGATTGACATTCCAAGTTCGTATCGTAAAAAACTTCAGCATGCCGAATTAAAAGGAAAAGGCATTCATATTATGGCCTACGATGCGGCACCAGACACGCCATTAAATCACGGGAACAAAATACATATGAGTGTGGACTTAAAATCGCCTGAAGAGGCTGAACAACTCTTTAAAACTTTATCTGATTCTGGGCAAGTACACCACAATTTTGGAGAACGTGAATGGGGACATTTTGGACGTTGTACCGATAAATACGGTATCAATTGGATGGTAAATTGTAATAGATAG
- the hpf gene encoding ribosome hibernation-promoting factor, HPF/YfiA family, translating to MQIIFEYHDVQASEALETVAKEKLEKLGEKFEMVIRADVFFKTENTTSDETGKICNIRLSLPGPRLFAEASHDNFTDAVSESINELERQLRKRKDKMKTY from the coding sequence ATGCAAATTATATTTGAATATCACGATGTACAAGCAAGCGAAGCTCTTGAAACCGTAGCCAAAGAAAAGCTAGAAAAGTTAGGAGAGAAATTCGAAATGGTAATTCGTGCCGATGTATTCTTTAAAACTGAAAACACGACTTCTGATGAAACTGGAAAAATATGTAATATAAGACTAAGTCTGCCTGGTCCTCGCCTATTCGCAGAAGCTAGTCATGATAATTTTACAGATGCCGTATCGGAATCTATTAACGAGCTTGAACGTCAATTACGTAAACGTAAAGACAAAATGAAAACATACTAA
- a CDS encoding DUF1989 domain-containing protein codes for MKHIINAQSGKAVHLKKGDILTVIDPQGMQVSDMVLFNARDVKEKLSSGKTLDFEASILLTTGNYLWSNRSNKMMKILEDTNGRNDFLLAPCSKETFEIMYNNPDDHPSCLANLTTNLEPYGIVQDDIPTAFNIFMNVQFTNTGKLSVLPPTSQAGDYVKFEAQMDVLVCLTACSAEDSNGGTFKPIHFKVEPQQ; via the coding sequence ATGAAACATATAATTAATGCGCAAAGTGGAAAAGCGGTGCACTTAAAAAAAGGAGACATACTTACAGTTATCGACCCGCAAGGGATGCAAGTAAGCGATATGGTTCTTTTTAATGCTCGAGACGTTAAAGAGAAACTTTCGTCTGGAAAAACACTAGATTTTGAAGCCTCCATATTACTTACAACGGGAAATTATTTATGGAGTAATCGCTCTAATAAAATGATGAAGATTCTTGAAGATACTAATGGTAGAAACGATTTTTTATTAGCACCGTGTAGTAAGGAAACTTTTGAAATTATGTATAATAACCCAGACGATCATCCCAGTTGTTTAGCGAATTTAACTACTAATTTAGAGCCTTATGGCATTGTACAGGACGATATTCCAACGGCATTTAATATTTTTATGAATGTACAGTTTACCAATACGGGTAAACTTTCAGTGCTTCCACCAACATCTCAGGCAGGAGATTATGTAAAGTTCGAAGCGCAAATGGATGTATTGGTGTGCTTAACGGCATGTTCTGCAGAAGATAGTAATGGCGGAACCTTTAAACCCATTCATTTTAAAGTTGAACCTCAACAGTAA